In a single window of the Acidobacteriota bacterium genome:
- a CDS encoding PTS sugar transporter subunit IIA produces the protein MIGGVIVTHGQLANELVSSAEMIVGEINHVIAVSIGWHDDVDVAREEIERAIQRVDAGGGVLLLTDMFGGTPTNIAASFLGRAPVEVVTGVNLPMVIKLATQEKDETLSDLARRVRDQGQEQIHLASEILTPKKK, from the coding sequence ATGATAGGCGGAGTAATAGTCACCCATGGACAACTGGCCAACGAGCTGGTCTCGTCGGCGGAAATGATCGTCGGCGAGATAAACCATGTCATCGCGGTTTCGATCGGATGGCACGATGACGTCGACGTAGCGCGCGAAGAGATCGAACGCGCCATCCAGCGAGTGGACGCCGGTGGCGGCGTGCTTTTGCTAACTGACATGTTCGGCGGAACGCCTACGAATATCGCTGCAAGCTTCCTGGGACGGGCGCCGGTTGAGGTGGTCACCGGGGTGAACCTGCCGATGGTTATCAAGCTCGCGACCCAGGAGAAGGACGAGACGCTGTCCGATCTCGCTCGCCGCGTGCGCGATCAGGGGCAAGAGCAGATTCATCTGGCAAGCGAGATACTCACACCAAAAAAAAAGTGA
- the rapZ gene encoding RNase adapter RapZ, with translation MPVSVVIITGVSGSGMSSALKACEDLGYFAIDNLPAQLIPTFVKLCDDSSEIDRTAFVVDVRSGEFLGLFPRMHDELRERGVNVTVLFLEADDEVLLRRYSETRRPHPLPDQNVLHAIRQERELLSEIRDLADHVIDTSEQTVHTLRDVIKDRFADKGGAHELSVTILSFGFRHGSPRGLDMVFDVRFLTNPHFIPELRPLTGRDPSVIQYLQSESEVEDTIARFTELLAYLLPRFQREGKSYLTVGIGCTGGRHRSVMVAETIDKRLNELGYKSKVVHQDIDKDEQRYRERET, from the coding sequence ATGCCTGTTTCTGTCGTCATCATAACCGGCGTCTCGGGGTCGGGGATGTCCTCGGCGCTCAAGGCCTGTGAAGACCTCGGCTACTTTGCGATTGACAACCTTCCAGCTCAACTCATCCCCACCTTCGTCAAGCTGTGCGATGACTCCAGCGAAATCGACCGCACGGCTTTCGTAGTCGATGTGCGCTCGGGCGAATTCCTTGGTTTGTTCCCGCGAATGCACGACGAACTGAGGGAAAGAGGCGTCAACGTTACGGTGCTGTTCCTGGAAGCGGACGACGAAGTTCTTCTCAGGCGCTATAGCGAGACGCGGCGGCCCCATCCGCTGCCCGATCAAAACGTGCTTCATGCAATCAGGCAAGAGCGCGAACTGCTCTCGGAGATTCGCGACCTTGCGGATCACGTTATCGATACTTCGGAGCAAACGGTGCACACGCTGCGCGATGTGATAAAGGATCGTTTCGCTGATAAGGGCGGGGCTCACGAGTTGAGCGTGACGATCTTGTCGTTCGGGTTCAGGCACGGCTCGCCACGGGGGCTGGATATGGTGTTTGACGTAAGGTTTCTGACGAACCCGCACTTCATTCCTGAGCTGCGGCCGCTCACCGGGCGCGACCCCTCGGTCATCCAGTACTTGCAATCCGAGAGTGAGGTCGAGGATACTATCGCGCGATTCACCGAGCTGCTCGCGTATTTGCTGCCGCGGTTTCAGCGCGAGGGAAAGAGCTACCTCACCGTCGGCATCGGATGCACCGGCGGCCGCCACCGATCAGTCATGGTCGCGGAGACGATTGACAAACGGCTGAACGAGTTGGGCTACAAGTCAAAGGTAGTTCACCAGGACATTGATAAGGACGAACAGAGATACAGGGAGCGTGAAACGTGA
- the raiA gene encoding ribosome-associated translation inhibitor RaiA, whose product MEFEFTGRHIEITPSIEELVRKELGKLDRVLDSAPIRAHVTVSAEKHRKRTEIVVYWRDNVFTAVGENGDLTQSVAAAAARVQKQGLRLKEKFQAKKRGRQPAREVAPVPGGTIEAAPNAPRIIVQRRYRVKPMTPEEAAIILADSDDQFIVFRDAETNRVGVLYSRTDGNFGLIEP is encoded by the coding sequence ATGGAATTCGAGTTCACCGGTCGCCATATTGAAATAACACCGTCGATAGAGGAACTGGTTCGGAAGGAACTTGGGAAGCTCGATCGAGTGCTTGATTCAGCGCCGATCCGTGCGCATGTAACGGTTTCGGCTGAGAAGCATCGCAAGCGGACCGAGATCGTTGTGTACTGGCGCGATAACGTTTTCACGGCGGTCGGAGAGAACGGCGACTTGACCCAGTCGGTGGCGGCGGCGGCAGCCAGGGTTCAGAAGCAAGGGCTGCGGCTCAAAGAGAAATTTCAAGCAAAGAAACGCGGACGCCAACCGGCGAGAGAAGTCGCGCCGGTCCCGGGCGGCACAATCGAAGCGGCTCCTAACGCGCCGCGCATAATTGTTCAGCGGCGTTACCGCGTGAAGCCGATGACACCCGAAGAGGCTGCGATAATACTGGCGGACTCGGACGATCAATTCATCGTGTTTCGCGACGCCGAAACGAATAGAGTCGGCGTGCTCTACAGCCGCACGGACGGGAACTTCGGTCTTATCGAACCGTGA
- a CDS encoding ABC transporter ATP-binding protein: protein MISKSEILKCEISNPQSAIRNPQLLRVSGLRVYFHTEDGILKAVDGVSLDIAPGETLGLVGESGCGKSVTAYSILKLLPVPPARYEGGEIDFRGENLLALDDKAMRRVRGNLISMIFQEPMSSLNPIMSIGAQVAEAIREHRKTSRRESREIAIDMLRRVGIPSPETRFHEYPHQMSGGMKQRAMIAMALVCRPSLLIADEPTTALDVTIQAQILELLNELQGELNMSILLITHDLGVVAETCDRVAVMYAGKIVESARVAPLFESPKHPYTHGLFRSLPTLGERKKELAVIPGSVPSPLDFPSGCRFRTRCSFVQEVCKDEPPLREIATNHLAACHFAEEVGQMARGSA, encoded by the coding sequence ATGATTTCCAAGTCTGAAATCTTGAAGTGTGAAATCTCAAATCCGCAATCCGCAATTCGCAATCCGCAATTGCTTCGGGTTTCCGGCCTGCGCGTCTATTTCCACACCGAGGACGGCATTCTGAAGGCAGTCGATGGCGTGAGCCTGGACATCGCACCCGGAGAAACATTGGGGCTCGTGGGCGAGAGCGGCTGCGGCAAATCCGTCACCGCCTATTCGATTCTTAAGCTACTGCCGGTGCCTCCTGCCCGGTATGAGGGCGGCGAGATCGATTTTCGCGGCGAGAATCTGCTGGCGCTGGACGACAAGGCTATGCGCCGCGTGCGAGGCAACCTGATCTCGATGATATTTCAGGAGCCTATGTCGTCGCTCAACCCGATAATGTCAATCGGCGCGCAGGTCGCCGAAGCGATTCGCGAGCACCGCAAGACATCGAGACGCGAGTCGCGGGAGATCGCGATCGATATGCTGCGGCGTGTCGGAATCCCTTCGCCGGAGACTCGTTTTCACGAGTACCCGCATCAGATGTCAGGCGGTATGAAACAGCGAGCAATGATCGCGATGGCCCTTGTGTGCCGGCCCTCGCTGCTGATCGCCGATGAGCCAACCACCGCCCTGGACGTCACGATTCAAGCGCAGATACTCGAGCTGCTGAACGAGCTTCAAGGCGAGCTGAATATGTCGATACTGCTGATCACTCACGACCTGGGAGTAGTCGCTGAAACTTGCGATCGTGTCGCGGTGATGTACGCCGGCAAGATCGTCGAGTCGGCGCGGGTTGCACCGCTGTTCGAAAGTCCGAAGCATCCCTACACCCACGGGCTATTTCGCTCGCTCCCGACGCTTGGCGAAAGGAAGAAAGAGCTTGCGGTCATCCCCGGCTCGGTGCCGAGTCCGTTAGACTTTCCCTCGGGTTGCCGCTTTCGGACACGCTGCTCGTTTGTGCAGGAAGTCTGCAAGGACGAGCCGCCGCTACGCGAGATCGCAACCAATCACCTTGCGGCGTGTCACTTTGCTGAAGAGGTTGGACAAATGGCCCGCGGCTCGGCGTAG